The following proteins come from a genomic window of Micromonospora echinofusca:
- a CDS encoding gas vesicle protein: MTTQPPPVVQNSGQVLPAGHEPANLGDILERVLDRGIVIAGDIRVSLLDIELLTLKLRLVIASVDTARQIGIDWWEHDPWLSSRARPPVEPGPRDPEQVEAERRPRVARRAARGEEWDEFDG, translated from the coding sequence GTGACCACGCAGCCGCCGCCGGTGGTGCAGAACTCCGGCCAGGTCCTGCCCGCCGGGCACGAGCCGGCCAACCTCGGCGACATCCTGGAACGCGTGCTCGACCGGGGCATCGTGATCGCCGGCGACATCCGGGTCAGCCTGCTCGACATCGAGCTGCTGACGCTCAAGCTGCGGCTGGTCATCGCCTCGGTCGACACGGCACGGCAGATCGGCATCGACTGGTGGGAGCACGACCCGTGGCTCAGCTCGCGGGCGAGGCCGCCGGTGGAGCCCGGCCCACGCGACCCGGAACAGGTGGAGGCGGAACGCCGCCCCCGGGTCGCCCGCAGGGCCGCCCGCGGAGAGGAGTGGGATGAGTTCGACGGCTGA
- a CDS encoding ABC transporter permease subunit, whose product MSLYRTELRRLAKRRFTRWMSLLGLLVLAMVVIGVFFTNEKIDAAALAKAERAAEQQWQRDVRHNAQYRAECDKAKAAGTAQAEDFPQDCASIQPPPREAIETQWFLPSTFDFRENFGDTLLPLAAILALVGFVVGASFVGAEWNTGGMMNLLLWRPKRLTVLLTKLAALLTGLVALAVPTTVLWFGSFWLVATFRGSTAKMTSGAWQSFALTGLRGLVLALVTATIGFALASLGRHTAMALGGVIALMVVGQFGLGILLAMAGVRFAEAWLLPTYAVAWMQKKVTLEDWNTCQATYYGECKPDTLDITWQQSSVMMTVGFVVILGAALWAMRRRDIS is encoded by the coding sequence GTGAGCCTCTACCGTACGGAGCTGCGCCGGCTCGCGAAGCGGCGCTTCACCCGCTGGATGAGCCTGCTGGGCCTGCTGGTGCTCGCCATGGTGGTGATCGGGGTCTTCTTCACCAACGAGAAGATCGACGCCGCCGCGCTGGCCAAGGCCGAGCGCGCCGCCGAACAGCAGTGGCAGCGGGACGTCCGCCACAACGCGCAGTACCGCGCGGAGTGCGACAAGGCGAAGGCCGCCGGAACGGCCCAGGCCGAGGACTTCCCGCAGGACTGTGCGTCCATCCAGCCGCCGCCCAGGGAGGCGATCGAGACGCAGTGGTTCCTGCCGTCGACCTTCGACTTCCGGGAGAACTTCGGCGACACGCTGCTGCCGCTCGCGGCGATCCTCGCGCTGGTCGGGTTCGTCGTGGGGGCCTCGTTCGTCGGGGCCGAGTGGAACACCGGCGGCATGATGAACCTGCTGCTGTGGCGGCCGAAGCGGCTGACCGTACTGCTGACGAAGCTGGCGGCGCTGCTCACCGGGCTGGTCGCCCTGGCGGTGCCCACGACGGTGCTGTGGTTCGGCAGCTTCTGGCTGGTCGCCACGTTCCGTGGCAGCACGGCGAAGATGACCTCCGGGGCGTGGCAGTCATTCGCCCTGACCGGGCTGCGTGGGCTGGTGCTCGCACTGGTCACCGCGACCATCGGCTTCGCGCTCGCCTCGCTGGGGCGGCACACCGCGATGGCCCTGGGCGGGGTGATCGCCCTGATGGTCGTCGGCCAGTTCGGTCTCGGCATCCTGCTGGCGATGGCCGGCGTGCGCTTCGCCGAGGCCTGGCTGCTGCCGACCTACGCCGTGGCGTGGATGCAGAAGAAGGTGACCCTGGAGGACTGGAACACCTGCCAGGCCACCTACTACGGCGAATGCAAACCGGACACTCTGGACATCACCTGGCAGCAGTCCTCGGTGATGATGACGGTCGGGTTCGTGGTGATCCTCGGCGCGGCCCTCTGGGCGATGCGCCGGCGCGACATCTCCTGA
- a CDS encoding ATP-binding cassette domain-containing protein codes for MRVEEGQVHGFLGPNGSGKTTTLRTLLGLIRPDGGRMTVLGHEVPAALPAVAGQVGAIVESPQFFPHFTARDTLSLLAGAGDVPRQRVDEVLELVGLRDRAGERVKTYSLGMKQRLAVASALLKNPKLLILDEPANGLDPGGIREMRTLTRSLAESGMTVVLSSHILGEIQLICDSVTIISLGRRVAFGPVEQVLAQHSSAAVRVRLEAVTDLPVAAEALARAGIRVTGQPDHLMLAGVDKPATVTRLLAEQGLYVSELAPVAVDLESVFLELTATAPVPGQHRQVDQSTKVGGAGQPGAAGGGWGA; via the coding sequence ATGCGGGTCGAAGAAGGGCAGGTGCACGGCTTCCTCGGCCCGAACGGGTCGGGCAAGACCACCACGCTCCGTACGCTGCTCGGCCTCATCCGGCCCGACGGTGGCCGGATGACGGTCCTCGGCCACGAGGTGCCCGCGGCGCTGCCCGCCGTCGCCGGTCAGGTCGGCGCGATCGTGGAGAGCCCGCAGTTCTTCCCGCACTTCACCGCGCGCGACACCCTGTCCCTGCTCGCCGGCGCGGGCGACGTGCCCCGGCAGCGCGTGGACGAGGTGCTGGAGCTGGTCGGGCTGCGCGACCGGGCCGGCGAGCGGGTCAAGACCTACTCGCTCGGCATGAAGCAGCGGCTCGCCGTCGCCTCGGCCCTGCTGAAGAACCCGAAGCTGCTGATCCTCGACGAGCCGGCCAACGGCCTCGACCCGGGCGGCATCCGGGAGATGCGCACCCTGACGCGCAGCCTCGCCGAGTCGGGGATGACCGTGGTGCTGTCCAGCCACATCCTCGGCGAGATCCAGCTGATCTGCGACTCCGTCACCATCATCTCGCTCGGCCGGCGGGTCGCCTTCGGGCCGGTCGAGCAGGTGCTCGCGCAGCACTCCTCGGCCGCGGTCCGGGTGCGGCTGGAGGCGGTCACCGACCTGCCGGTCGCCGCCGAGGCGCTGGCCCGCGCGGGCATCCGGGTGACCGGTCAGCCCGACCACCTGATGCTCGCCGGGGTCGACAAGCCGGCAACGGTGACCCGGCTCCTCGCCGAGCAGGGCCTCTACGTCAGCGAGTTGGCCCCGGTCGCCGTCGACCTGGAGAGCGTCTTCCTCGAACTGACCGCCACCGCGCCGGTACCCGGCCAGCACCGGCAGGTCGACCAGTCCACGAAGGTCGGTGGCGCGGGGCAGCCCGGCGCCGCCGGAGGAGGGTGGGGCGCGTGA
- a CDS encoding GNAT family N-acetyltransferase, whose amino-acid sequence MAGTVRLEPIDERNLEPLLSVAAAEAEPSDVMPPVEAPAGWSHARREAFREFHRASFAGLDGPTGTCMYAILAGGEVVGMIRMSRRGEPGTVETGMWLGRSARGQGIGAAALRELLNEAAAAGMRLVVAETTVDNLGAVSVLEKCGAKLREDGGKVHAEICLDSALPAV is encoded by the coding sequence GTGGCGGGAACGGTGCGGTTGGAGCCGATCGACGAGCGAAACCTGGAGCCATTGCTCTCCGTAGCGGCTGCGGAGGCGGAGCCCAGCGACGTGATGCCGCCGGTGGAGGCGCCGGCGGGGTGGTCGCACGCCCGCCGGGAGGCGTTCCGTGAGTTCCACCGGGCCAGCTTCGCCGGCCTGGACGGCCCGACCGGCACCTGCATGTACGCGATCCTGGCCGGCGGCGAGGTGGTCGGCATGATCCGGATGAGCCGACGAGGCGAGCCCGGCACGGTCGAGACCGGGATGTGGCTGGGCCGCTCCGCCCGGGGCCAGGGGATCGGCGCGGCCGCCCTGCGCGAGTTGTTGAACGAGGCGGCGGCGGCCGGAATGCGCCTCGTGGTCGCGGAGACCACGGTCGACAATCTCGGCGCCGTGTCCGTCCTGGAAAAATGCGGGGCTAAATTGCGCGAGGATGGCGGTAAGGTGCACGCGGAAATATGCCTCGATTCGGCGCTGCCGGCCGTGTGA
- a CDS encoding SIS domain-containing protein — protein MSYVDAEIASQPDCWREAARLAATATSHLPRPGERVAVVGCGTSWFMAMAYAARREHLGQGETDAFQASEFPTGRRYDRLVAITRSGTTTEVTELIAALRGRVPSTVLVGDPDSPAVALADAAVTMPFADERSVVQTRFATTALALLRAHLGDNIDALAADAEVAVRAPLPIDPTRIEQATFLGRGWTVGLAQEAALKCREAATFWAEAYPAMDYRHGPISIAAPGRLVWAFGELPDGLPADVAATGAAFVHSRTHGCRTVLGSWAAGRTPVDPMADLILAQRFAVALATSRGLDPDAPRHLTRSVVLA, from the coding sequence ATGTCGTACGTCGACGCCGAGATCGCGAGCCAGCCCGACTGCTGGCGGGAGGCGGCGCGACTCGCCGCCACCGCGACGAGCCACCTCCCCCGCCCCGGGGAGCGGGTCGCCGTCGTGGGCTGCGGCACGTCGTGGTTCATGGCGATGGCGTACGCGGCCCGCCGCGAGCACCTCGGCCAGGGCGAGACCGACGCCTTCCAGGCCTCCGAGTTCCCGACCGGCCGGCGCTACGACCGGCTCGTGGCGATCACCCGCTCCGGCACCACCACCGAGGTCACCGAGCTGATCGCCGCCCTGCGCGGGCGGGTGCCGAGCACCGTCCTGGTCGGCGACCCCGACTCCCCCGCCGTCGCGCTGGCCGACGCGGCGGTCACCATGCCCTTCGCCGACGAGCGGTCGGTGGTGCAGACGCGCTTCGCGACCACCGCGCTGGCCCTGCTCCGCGCCCACCTCGGCGACAACATCGACGCGCTCGCGGCCGACGCCGAGGTGGCCGTACGCGCCCCGCTGCCGATCGACCCGACCCGCATCGAGCAGGCCACCTTCCTCGGTCGCGGCTGGACGGTCGGGCTGGCCCAGGAGGCGGCCCTGAAGTGCCGCGAGGCGGCGACCTTCTGGGCCGAGGCGTACCCGGCGATGGACTACCGGCACGGCCCGATCTCGATCGCCGCCCCGGGCCGGCTGGTCTGGGCGTTCGGCGAGCTGCCCGACGGGCTGCCGGCCGACGTGGCGGCGACGGGCGCGGCGTTCGTGCACAGTCGCACCCACGGCTGCCGCACCGTGCTCGGCAGCTGGGCCGCCGGCCGTACGCCCGTCGACCCGATGGCCGACCTGATCCTGGCGCAACGCTTCGCCGTCGCGCTCGCCACCAGCCGGGGCCTCGACCCCGACGCGCCCCGGCACCTGACCCGCTCCGTGGTCCTCGCGTGA
- a CDS encoding SRPBCC family protein — MTGTTNPGGLGDKVRGQLAGEARNLASAIGERAVQVVTERITGATGRLSDYAKQGGGPGLIAAATGAQKLAEGGSPVKAMVHAGVAGGKEKIMAALGKGGKGGKGGGKKLKVTNIVETIEVGVPVRVAYDQWTQFGDFPSFMKKVENVDTESDEKLTWKAQVFWSHRTWESTIVRQIPDKLIHWRSKGEKGSVDGTVSFHELSPDLTRILVVLEYHPQGLFEHTGNLWRAQGRRVRLELKHFVRHVMTETVLDPDSVQGWRGEIEDSQVVRDHETALREEQEQEEREEREERERQEEQPRGRRPERAPRGRREPEEEAEEEAGEEPREERRPTARRRPPQRRRPAEEEYEDQYDEGDYDEYGEEPEEEQTPPRRRAPERARRPQPREEPRPREEPRARRSPEAPRRPVVRRRREERE, encoded by the coding sequence ATGACGGGTACGACGAACCCCGGCGGCCTCGGGGACAAGGTCCGGGGCCAACTCGCCGGCGAGGCGCGCAACCTGGCCAGCGCCATCGGCGAACGCGCGGTCCAGGTGGTGACCGAGCGGATCACGGGCGCGACGGGCCGGCTCAGCGACTACGCGAAGCAGGGCGGCGGCCCCGGCCTGATCGCCGCCGCCACCGGCGCGCAGAAGCTCGCCGAGGGTGGCTCCCCGGTCAAGGCGATGGTCCATGCCGGGGTGGCCGGCGGTAAGGAGAAAATCATGGCGGCTCTCGGCAAGGGCGGCAAGGGTGGCAAGGGCGGCGGCAAGAAGCTCAAGGTCACCAACATCGTGGAGACGATCGAGGTCGGCGTGCCGGTCCGGGTCGCGTACGACCAGTGGACCCAGTTCGGCGACTTCCCGAGCTTCATGAAGAAGGTCGAGAACGTCGACACCGAGTCGGACGAGAAGCTGACCTGGAAGGCGCAGGTCTTCTGGTCGCACCGCACCTGGGAGTCCACCATCGTGCGGCAGATCCCGGACAAGCTCATCCACTGGCGCTCCAAGGGCGAGAAGGGCTCGGTGGACGGCACGGTCAGCTTCCACGAGCTGTCGCCCGACCTGACCCGCATCCTGGTGGTGCTGGAGTACCACCCGCAGGGTCTCTTCGAGCACACCGGGAACCTGTGGCGGGCCCAGGGCCGCCGCGTCCGGCTGGAGCTGAAGCACTTCGTCCGGCACGTGATGACCGAGACCGTCCTCGATCCGGACTCGGTGCAGGGCTGGCGCGGCGAGATCGAGGACTCGCAGGTCGTCCGGGACCACGAGACCGCGCTGCGCGAGGAGCAGGAGCAGGAGGAGCGGGAGGAGCGGGAGGAGCGGGAGCGGCAGGAGGAACAGCCTCGTGGGCGGCGGCCGGAGCGTGCGCCGCGCGGCCGGCGGGAGCCCGAGGAGGAGGCCGAGGAGGAGGCCGGGGAGGAGCCGCGCGAGGAGCGCCGGCCCACCGCGCGCCGCCGGCCACCGCAGCGCCGCCGTCCGGCCGAGGAGGAGTACGAGGACCAGTACGACGAGGGCGACTACGACGAGTACGGGGAGGAGCCGGAGGAGGAGCAGACCCCGCCGCGTCGCCGCGCCCCGGAGCGGGCCCGTCGCCCCCAGCCGAGGGAGGAGCCCCGCCCCCGCGAGGAGCCCCGGGCCCGTCGGTCCCCGGAAGCGCCCCGCCGACCCGTGGTCCGGCGTCGACGGGAGGAACGGGAGTGA
- a CDS encoding gas vesicle protein GvpG: protein MDILWALLTLPYAPVRGLTAVVKVVAREAESRQHNPVDVRRELEALDAAEAAGEISAAERDQGQQRVLERLTGGARGAAPGGGEGGGRDGGSDPRRRRAGAQE from the coding sequence GTGGACATCCTGTGGGCGCTGCTGACCCTGCCGTACGCGCCGGTGCGGGGGCTGACCGCCGTGGTGAAGGTGGTCGCCCGGGAGGCGGAGTCACGTCAGCACAACCCCGTCGACGTCCGGCGCGAGCTGGAGGCATTGGACGCGGCGGAGGCCGCCGGCGAGATCAGCGCCGCGGAACGGGACCAGGGGCAGCAGCGGGTGCTGGAACGGCTGACCGGCGGCGCCCGGGGGGCGGCCCCCGGCGGGGGCGAGGGAGGTGGGCGCGATGGTGGATCTGATCCGCGGCGACGGCGGGCGGGCGCGCAGGAGTGA
- a CDS encoding GvpL/GvpF family gas vesicle protein translates to MAEETGLFIYGIVPSDVEPTADAAGVGDPPGEVAAIRHGELAALVSEVSLTEPIGRPADLTAYQEMLDGTAAVAPVLPVRFGTVVTGSDAVADLLDAHHDRFAAALDEFEGRIQYTVHGRYDEARLIAAVLAENPAAAELADQVRGHPEAATRPQRIRLGEIISQAVELRREAENRQLVDALDPLVVASAPRAPSNELDAANAAFLVDQDREDEFVAAVEEYAEQRRELIRMRLLGPLAPYDFVSAHQLTG, encoded by the coding sequence ATGGCCGAGGAGACCGGACTGTTCATCTACGGCATCGTGCCCTCGGACGTGGAGCCGACTGCGGACGCCGCCGGGGTCGGCGACCCGCCCGGCGAGGTGGCGGCGATCCGGCACGGCGAACTGGCCGCGCTGGTCAGCGAGGTGAGCTTGACCGAGCCGATCGGCCGGCCGGCGGACCTGACCGCGTACCAGGAGATGCTGGACGGCACGGCGGCGGTGGCGCCGGTGCTGCCGGTGCGCTTCGGCACGGTCGTCACCGGGTCCGACGCGGTCGCCGACCTGCTGGACGCGCACCACGACCGGTTCGCCGCCGCCCTCGACGAATTCGAGGGCCGGATCCAGTACACCGTGCACGGCCGCTACGACGAGGCGAGGCTGATCGCGGCGGTGCTGGCGGAGAACCCGGCCGCCGCCGAGCTGGCGGACCAGGTGCGCGGGCACCCGGAGGCGGCCACCCGGCCGCAGCGGATCCGCCTCGGCGAGATCATCAGCCAGGCGGTGGAGCTACGCCGGGAGGCGGAGAACCGGCAGCTCGTCGACGCGCTCGACCCGCTCGTCGTGGCGAGCGCGCCCCGGGCGCCGAGCAACGAGCTGGACGCGGCGAACGCCGCCTTCCTGGTCGACCAGGACCGGGAGGACGAGTTCGTCGCGGCGGTCGAGGAGTACGCCGAGCAGCGCCGGGAGCTGATCCGGATGCGGCTGCTCGGCCCGCTCGCCCCGTACGACTTCGTCAGCGCCCATCAGCTGACCGGGTGA
- a CDS encoding GvpL/GvpF family gas vesicle protein — MSSTADLLPAAGPAGTGVGVWLHGVTRDVDPALLATTVGMDGAAARAVRVAGLVAVVSAAPLSEYGEEALRRNLEDLAWLERAARTHHAVVAALSRVGAVVPARLATVHHDDARVAGQLTARRAELTAVLDRLTGHDEWGVKGYVVPGATPRPTEPAGSGGAGAAYLRRRRAQLTARERGSGSPPRPPGPCTRHWRGTRRPPGGTPRRTAGSPGRPPRWRSTGRT; from the coding sequence ATGAGTTCGACGGCTGACCTCCTGCCCGCCGCCGGGCCGGCGGGCACCGGTGTCGGGGTGTGGCTGCACGGCGTGACACGCGACGTCGATCCGGCCCTGCTCGCCACGACCGTCGGGATGGACGGCGCCGCGGCGCGCGCGGTGCGGGTCGCCGGCCTGGTCGCCGTCGTCAGCGCCGCGCCGCTGTCCGAGTACGGCGAGGAGGCCCTGCGCCGCAACCTGGAGGACCTGGCCTGGTTGGAACGGGCGGCCCGGACGCACCACGCGGTCGTCGCGGCCCTCTCCCGGGTCGGCGCGGTGGTGCCGGCCCGACTGGCCACCGTCCACCACGACGACGCCCGGGTGGCGGGGCAGCTCACCGCCCGCCGGGCGGAGCTGACCGCCGTCCTCGACCGGCTCACCGGCCACGACGAGTGGGGCGTCAAGGGGTACGTCGTGCCCGGCGCGACGCCCCGCCCTACGGAGCCCGCCGGGTCGGGTGGCGCCGGGGCGGCGTACCTGCGGCGGCGCCGGGCCCAGCTCACCGCCCGCGAGAGGGGCAGCGGATCGCCGCCGAGGCCGCCGGGGCCGTGCACGAGGCACTGGCGGGGCACGCGGCGGCCGCCCGGCGGCACCCCCCGCAGGACCGCCGGCTCTCCGGGGCGCCCACCGCGATGGCGCTCAACGGGGCGTACCTGA
- the gvpJ gene encoding gas vesicle protein GvpJ, producing MSIATSEGPAGGALERGGAGSSLADVVETVLDKGVVIDAQVSVNVVGIQLLEINARITIASIETYLRFAEAVDRFDITPADQKGLTDLVGDAAGALGAGGAVSGIGGAVGALGGTVRDTVGGLGTDDRDGGASRDRDRPRRRRDGGR from the coding sequence GTGAGCATCGCGACGAGCGAGGGCCCGGCCGGCGGTGCCCTGGAACGCGGCGGGGCCGGCTCGAGCCTGGCCGACGTCGTGGAGACCGTGCTGGACAAGGGCGTGGTGATCGACGCCCAGGTCTCCGTCAACGTGGTCGGCATCCAGCTGTTGGAGATCAACGCCCGGATCACCATCGCCAGCATCGAGACGTACCTGCGCTTCGCGGAGGCGGTGGACCGGTTCGACATCACCCCGGCGGACCAGAAGGGGCTGACCGACCTGGTCGGGGACGCCGCCGGCGCGCTCGGCGCGGGCGGTGCCGTCTCCGGGATCGGCGGAGCCGTCGGTGCGCTTGGCGGCACCGTCAGGGACACCGTCGGCGGCCTCGGCACCGACGACCGGGACGGCGGCGCGAGTAGGGACCGCGACCGGCCCCGACGACGCCGGGACGGGGGTCGGTGA
- a CDS encoding DUF3618 domain-containing protein, whose protein sequence is MSNDPDRIRWEIENTRNELSSDVDALADKVNPRRIAGERVGQARGALTRAREKVMGVQSDGHGAAQRVSHATGQRMSHAADSARGLGEQSRERMSHVAGSVREEARSLGQQSRQQAQGNPLAAGLIAFGAGLLVSSLIPASRPERQWAGQAKEMVSEHSDQLRAQAGHLREQASEVGREVGHEMRHNLREPAQEAARAVGSTAVSGASAVRDQGGSAAHQMQGQAHEAADDLRRR, encoded by the coding sequence ATGTCCAACGATCCGGACCGGATCCGGTGGGAGATCGAGAACACCCGGAACGAACTGAGCAGCGACGTCGACGCGCTGGCCGACAAGGTCAATCCGCGACGGATCGCCGGTGAGCGCGTCGGGCAGGCCCGTGGCGCACTCACCCGGGCCAGGGAGAAGGTGATGGGCGTGCAGTCGGACGGGCACGGTGCCGCGCAGCGGGTGTCGCACGCGACAGGCCAGCGCATGTCGCACGCGGCCGATTCGGCGCGAGGGCTCGGGGAGCAGTCCCGGGAACGGATGTCGCACGTGGCCGGGTCGGTGCGGGAGGAGGCCCGCTCCCTCGGGCAGCAGTCCCGCCAGCAGGCGCAGGGCAACCCCCTCGCGGCCGGCCTCATCGCGTTCGGCGCCGGGCTGCTGGTCTCGTCGCTGATCCCGGCCAGCCGTCCCGAACGGCAGTGGGCCGGGCAGGCCAAGGAGATGGTGAGCGAGCACTCCGACCAGCTGCGTGCGCAGGCCGGGCACCTTCGGGAGCAGGCCAGCGAGGTCGGCCGCGAGGTGGGCCACGAGATGCGCCACAACCTGCGCGAGCCGGCGCAGGAAGCGGCCCGCGCCGTCGGTTCCACGGCCGTCAGCGGCGCGTCCGCCGTCCGGGACCAGGGCGGGTCGGCCGCCCACCAGATGCAGGGGCAGGCGCATGAGGCCGCCGACGACCTCCGTCGCCGCTGA
- a CDS encoding DUF3263 domain-containing protein, protein MQPADAAPAATEPPATGRSGEPVATGEAVAADAPDAAGVVPHPRGGPVAAAPTVPQPRSAAEPELAVAPPRATGAADLDTGVPPGDLDTDTDTDAGPADFDTGVPADARPESGLTEREGRILAFERQWWRHAGAKEQAIRDTFGLSATRYYQLLNALLDNPAAIAAEPVLIGRLRRLRSSRARNRRR, encoded by the coding sequence ATGCAGCCCGCCGACGCCGCCCCGGCCGCCACCGAGCCGCCCGCGACGGGACGGTCCGGCGAGCCGGTCGCGACGGGCGAGGCGGTCGCCGCCGACGCGCCCGACGCCGCAGGCGTCGTCCCCCACCCGCGCGGCGGCCCGGTCGCCGCGGCCCCGACCGTCCCGCAGCCCCGCTCGGCGGCGGAACCGGAACTCGCCGTGGCACCGCCCCGTGCCACCGGCGCCGCCGACCTCGACACCGGCGTACCGCCCGGCGACCTCGACACCGACACCGACACCGACGCAGGGCCCGCCGATTTCGACACCGGCGTCCCGGCGGACGCCCGCCCGGAGAGCGGCCTGACCGAGCGGGAAGGGCGCATCCTCGCCTTCGAGCGGCAGTGGTGGCGGCACGCCGGCGCCAAGGAACAGGCCATCCGGGACACCTTCGGCCTCTCGGCCACCCGCTACTACCAGCTGCTCAACGCGCTGCTCGACAACCCGGCCGCCATCGCCGCCGAACCGGTGCTGATCGGGCGGCTACGTCGGCTGCGTTCCTCCCGGGCCCGCAACCGCCGCCGCTGA
- a CDS encoding gas vesicle protein GvpO — MVDLIRGDGGRARRSEPVDDRYDEEEYLEPISAAEAAREGLRQVVELTGRDPVGTTSLKSSRDGWLVGVEVVEDRRVPASTDLLGLYEVELDLEGGLLGYRRVRRYQRGKGEVG, encoded by the coding sequence ATGGTGGATCTGATCCGCGGCGACGGCGGGCGGGCGCGCAGGAGTGAGCCCGTCGACGACCGGTACGACGAGGAGGAGTACCTCGAACCGATCTCGGCCGCCGAGGCGGCGCGCGAGGGGCTGCGGCAGGTCGTCGAGTTGACCGGCCGTGATCCCGTGGGGACCACCTCGCTGAAGTCGTCACGGGACGGCTGGCTGGTCGGGGTGGAGGTGGTCGAGGACCGGCGCGTCCCGGCCTCCACCGACCTGCTCGGCCTCTACGAGGTGGAGCTGGACCTGGAGGGCGGGCTGCTCGGCTACCGGCGGGTGCGGCGCTACCAGCGCGGCAAGGGCGAGGTGGGTTGA
- a CDS encoding phage holin family protein: protein MSAPEKERTQSVGDLLGDVTRDFSTLVRKEVELAKAELREEAGQAGKVGGMFGGAALAGFLTVLFVSYALWWGLSNVMDQGWAALIVAVIWAAVTGVLLGRARKEKAQLRAVLPRTRQTAGEIPDAMRGR from the coding sequence GTGAGCGCCCCCGAGAAGGAACGGACGCAGTCGGTCGGCGACCTGTTGGGCGACGTGACCCGGGACTTCTCGACGCTGGTCCGCAAGGAGGTCGAACTGGCCAAGGCGGAGCTGCGCGAGGAGGCGGGCCAGGCCGGCAAGGTCGGCGGCATGTTCGGCGGGGCGGCGCTGGCCGGGTTCCTGACGGTGCTGTTCGTGTCGTACGCGCTGTGGTGGGGGCTGTCCAACGTGATGGACCAGGGCTGGGCGGCGCTGATCGTGGCCGTCATCTGGGCCGCCGTCACGGGTGTCCTGCTCGGCAGGGCGCGCAAGGAGAAGGCGCAGCTCCGCGCGGTGCTGCCCCGGACGAGGCAGACCGCAGGGGAGATACCGGACGCGATGCGCGGCCGGTGA
- a CDS encoding GvpL/GvpF family gas vesicle protein: MHEALAGHAAAARRHPPQDRRLSGAPTAMALNGAYLIGHGAVAGFRRLVDALAGRHPEIRLELTGPWPPYSFADERPAGPALTVREPAC, from the coding sequence GTGCACGAGGCACTGGCGGGGCACGCGGCGGCCGCCCGGCGGCACCCCCCGCAGGACCGCCGGCTCTCCGGGGCGCCCACCGCGATGGCGCTCAACGGGGCGTACCTGATCGGGCACGGGGCGGTCGCCGGGTTCCGCCGGCTGGTCGACGCGCTCGCCGGACGGCATCCCGAGATCCGACTGGAGCTGACCGGCCCGTGGCCGCCGTACTCCTTCGCCGACGAACGGCCCGCCGGGCCGGCGCTGACCGTACGGGAGCCGGCGTGCTGA
- a CDS encoding DeoR/GlpR family DNA-binding transcription regulator, protein MDRYARWNALLEMLTDNGRVSVEEAAERLDVSQATIRRDFDQLAQQQMITRTRGGAVANGVSYDLPLRYKTAKHSAEKQRIGAAAAALVSPGTVVGLNGGTTSTEVARALAVRPDLNTSAEGAQLTVVTNALNIANELLVRSRMKVVVAGGVVRPKSFELVGPLGGALLREVTLDVALLGVDAIDPQLGAAAHHEGEAAMNNLMVARAKRVVIIADSSKLGGHAFARICPVDRVETLVTDSGANPEVVEAFRAAGVTVVCA, encoded by the coding sequence GTGGACCGGTACGCCAGATGGAACGCCCTGCTCGAGATGCTGACCGACAACGGCCGGGTCAGCGTCGAGGAGGCCGCCGAGCGGCTGGACGTCTCCCAGGCCACGATCCGGCGTGACTTCGACCAGCTCGCCCAGCAGCAGATGATCACCCGGACCCGGGGCGGCGCGGTCGCCAACGGCGTCTCGTACGACCTGCCGCTGCGCTACAAGACCGCCAAGCACTCGGCGGAGAAGCAGCGGATCGGCGCCGCCGCCGCGGCGTTGGTCTCGCCGGGCACCGTGGTGGGCCTCAACGGCGGCACGACCAGCACGGAGGTGGCCCGGGCCCTGGCCGTGCGGCCCGACCTGAACACCAGTGCCGAGGGCGCCCAGCTCACCGTGGTCACCAACGCGCTGAACATCGCCAACGAGCTGCTGGTCCGCTCGCGGATGAAGGTCGTGGTGGCCGGCGGCGTGGTCCGCCCGAAGTCGTTCGAGCTGGTCGGCCCCCTGGGCGGGGCGCTGCTGCGCGAGGTCACCCTGGACGTCGCCCTGCTCGGCGTGGACGCCATCGACCCGCAGCTCGGCGCCGCCGCCCACCACGAGGGCGAGGCGGCGATGAACAACCTGATGGTGGCGCGGGCCAAGCGGGTCGTGATCATCGCCGACTCGTCCAAGCTGGGCGGTCACGCCTTCGCCCGGATCTGCCCGGTGGACCGGGTGGAGACCCTGGTCACCGACTCGGGCGCCAACCCCGAGGTGGTGGAGGCGTTCCGGGCCGCCGGGGTCACGGTCGTCTGCGCCTGA